A single region of the Mycobacterium lentiflavum genome encodes:
- a CDS encoding NUDIX hydrolase, whose translation MRTALVLVIRRDDNGHWEAPGGVLELQEPFEGGVRREVLEETGLEVTVERLTGVYKNLTHGIVALVYRCRPADGDAHPTAEAREVRWMTREEVQSAMNPAFAVRVLDALQDDVHSRAHDGMNLVSD comes from the coding sequence GTGAGAACTGCTCTTGTTCTTGTGATCCGCCGAGACGACAACGGCCACTGGGAAGCCCCCGGTGGAGTGCTCGAACTGCAGGAACCCTTTGAGGGCGGCGTCCGGCGCGAAGTGCTCGAAGAAACTGGTCTAGAGGTCACGGTGGAACGTCTGACCGGCGTTTACAAGAACCTCACTCATGGGATAGTCGCTCTGGTCTATCGCTGCCGTCCGGCCGATGGGGACGCTCACCCGACCGCGGAAGCGCGCGAAGTTCGTTGGATGACAAGGGAAGAGGTCCAGTCAGCGATGAATCCTGCCTTCGCCGTGCGTGTTCTGGATGCGTTGCAAGACGATGTGCATTCACGGGCGCACGATGGCATGAACCTCGTGTCGGATTAG
- a CDS encoding helix-turn-helix transcriptional regulator, translated as MATLGISTAATVSATFPELLTAEQVAELLGVSAATVSRWGALREHGADVGPPCYTLSDRVRRWDAAEVRVWLKQVRR; from the coding sequence ATGGCAACTCTCGGCATCAGCACCGCGGCCACCGTTAGCGCAACCTTCCCGGAGCTGCTGACAGCAGAGCAGGTTGCCGAACTGCTCGGCGTCTCGGCCGCGACCGTGAGCCGATGGGGCGCGCTGCGCGAACACGGCGCAGATGTGGGGCCGCCGTGCTACACGCTGTCTGATCGCGTAAGACGTTGGGACGCAGCGGAAGTCCGCGTGTGGCTCAAGCAGGTCCGCCGCTAG
- a CDS encoding TIGR04255 family protein, with product MLREVSVDPAWQNAPAALVTMEIRHPATDSLTESSSRELKSLLADDLPIERQAQDVAWAMSPGGGPAPTAEQFARYVNRDGTLAASIKSQAIVVETTAYATFEALSDVAMRVIEARSQVSSIVGVERIGLRYLLEIRVPLGADGRIDWAEWIAEPLLGPQRIAPGGLTLTEWQGAAVYREQQPGKSMIVRYGPGIGQALDPNYYLRRTLPAQPGPFFQLDIDSFWTPAASIPEYNRDAVRATFHNLYEPARAVFQEMLTSRLRDDLQA from the coding sequence ATGCTTCGCGAGGTGAGTGTCGATCCGGCCTGGCAAAACGCGCCCGCAGCCCTGGTAACGATGGAAATCCGTCACCCCGCAACGGATTCCCTCACCGAATCGTCGAGCCGGGAGCTCAAAAGCCTCCTCGCCGACGACCTGCCCATCGAACGCCAAGCTCAGGACGTGGCCTGGGCAATGAGCCCGGGGGGAGGCCCGGCGCCCACGGCTGAGCAGTTCGCCCGCTATGTCAACCGGGACGGCACCCTGGCCGCCTCGATCAAGAGCCAGGCAATCGTCGTCGAGACCACCGCCTACGCCACGTTCGAAGCGCTGTCGGATGTCGCGATGCGCGTCATCGAGGCTCGCTCCCAGGTGTCATCGATCGTCGGGGTGGAACGCATCGGTCTGCGCTACCTCTTGGAAATTCGCGTCCCACTGGGCGCCGACGGGCGCATCGACTGGGCCGAATGGATCGCCGAGCCGCTGCTCGGCCCGCAACGCATCGCCCCCGGCGGGCTGACCCTGACCGAATGGCAGGGCGCCGCCGTCTACCGCGAGCAGCAACCGGGCAAATCGATGATCGTGCGCTACGGGCCCGGCATAGGCCAGGCGCTGGACCCCAACTACTACCTGCGCCGGACCCTGCCGGCGCAGCCCGGACCGTTTTTCCAACTGGACATCGACAGCTTTTGGACCCCGGCCGCCTCGATCCCCGAATACAACCGGGATGCGGTCCGTGCGACGTTCCACAATCTCTACGAGCCGGCCCGTGCGGTGTTTCAGGAAATGCTCACCAGCCGCCTCAGGGATGACCTGCAGGCTTGA
- a CDS encoding SAM-dependent methyltransferase — protein MARSQSDRWDLATSVGATATMVAAHRALSHDEKLIDDPYAAALVRAVGIDVYVRLVNGEIPVGGNADFDPRRTAEGMACRTRFYDQYFLHAARSGVAQAVILASGLDARAYRLPWPAGTVVYEVDMPDVIEFKTLTLGDLGAQPTAERRTVAIDLRDDWAGALRAAGFDPKAPSAWSAEGLLVYLPDEAQDALFDNVTELSAAGSQLAFEFVPDTAIFADPRWRAHHDRMSELGFEVDFNDLVYHGHRSHLVDHLRHRGWEVSSQTVKELHAANGFHYPEDEVAQAFADVTYSRALRS, from the coding sequence ATGGCGCGCAGCCAAAGTGATCGCTGGGACCTCGCGACGAGCGTCGGGGCGACGGCAACCATGGTCGCCGCCCACCGGGCGCTTTCCCACGACGAGAAGTTGATCGACGACCCGTACGCCGCGGCTTTGGTGCGGGCCGTCGGGATCGACGTGTACGTCCGGTTGGTCAACGGGGAGATTCCGGTCGGCGGGAACGCCGACTTCGACCCCCGCCGCACGGCCGAGGGGATGGCCTGTCGCACCAGGTTCTACGACCAGTACTTCCTGCACGCCGCACGCAGTGGCGTCGCGCAGGCGGTGATTCTCGCCTCGGGGCTGGATGCACGCGCCTACCGTTTGCCGTGGCCGGCGGGCACTGTCGTCTACGAGGTCGACATGCCCGACGTGATCGAGTTCAAGACCCTGACCCTGGGCGATCTCGGCGCGCAGCCGACCGCCGAGCGGCGCACCGTCGCGATCGATCTGCGCGACGACTGGGCCGGCGCACTACGGGCGGCGGGATTCGACCCGAAGGCTCCCTCGGCGTGGAGCGCCGAGGGCCTGCTGGTGTACCTGCCCGACGAGGCTCAAGATGCGTTGTTCGACAACGTCACCGAGCTCAGCGCCGCGGGTAGCCAGTTGGCTTTCGAATTCGTCCCCGACACAGCGATTTTCGCGGACCCGCGGTGGCGTGCGCACCACGACCGGATGAGTGAACTCGGCTTCGAAGTCGACTTCAACGATCTCGTCTACCACGGCCACCGCAGCCACCTCGTCGACCACCTTAGGCATCGCGGCTGGGAGGTGTCGTCGCAGACGGTCAAGGAACTGCACGCGGCCAACGGATTTCACTATCCCGAAGACGAGGTTGCCCAGGCTTTCGCGGATGTGACCTACAGCAGGGCGCTGCGCTCCTGA
- a CDS encoding nucleoside deaminase, with product MTDFAQRTIELARQNVVEGGRPFATVIVQDGEVLAESANKVAQTNDPTAHAEILAIREACMKLGTEHLVDAIIYVMAHPCPMCLGSLYYCSPKEVVFLITRESYEQYYLDDRKYFEVSTFYDEFAKNWDRRRLPMRYQPQDAAVQVYRLWNERNGGERKSTVVPS from the coding sequence GTGACCGATTTTGCCCAACGGACCATCGAGCTGGCCCGTCAAAACGTCGTCGAGGGCGGCCGCCCGTTCGCGACCGTGATCGTCCAAGACGGCGAGGTCCTGGCCGAAAGCGCCAACAAGGTCGCCCAGACGAACGATCCGACCGCCCACGCCGAGATCCTCGCGATCCGCGAGGCATGCATGAAGCTGGGCACCGAGCACCTGGTGGACGCCATCATCTACGTGATGGCCCACCCGTGCCCGATGTGCCTGGGCTCGCTGTACTACTGCTCCCCCAAAGAAGTCGTCTTCTTGATCACCCGCGAGTCCTACGAGCAGTACTACCTCGACGACCGCAAATACTTTGAGGTCTCGACGTTTTACGACGAATTCGCGAAGAACTGGGACCGACGCCGGCTGCCCATGCGATACCAGCCCCAGGACGCCGCGGTCCAGGTCTACCGGTTGTGGAACGAACGCAACGGCGGCGAACGCAAGTCGACGGTCGTCCCGTCCTGA
- a CDS encoding oxygenase MpaB family protein: MDESAISVHASDAVASGCPVSQSGYNAPPLGPDSLTWRYFGDWRGMLQGPWAGSMQNMHPQLGAAVSDHSTFFRERWPRLLRSLYPIGGVVFDGDRAPVTGAEVRDYHVNIKGVDEQGRRYHALNPDVFYWAHATFFVGTIHVAERFCGGLTEEQKRQLFDEHIDWYRMYGMSMRPVPASWEDFQVYWDHMCRNVLENNEAARAVLDLTDLPKPPFARKVPDWLWAAQRKLLAPFFVWFTVGLYDPPVRQLMGYQWSRRDEWLHRRLGDFVRLVFACVPARFRKHPRARAGLDRASGRIPADAPLVHTPARNLPPVDERDNPMHYCPKVS; the protein is encoded by the coding sequence CTGGACGAGTCGGCAATTTCTGTGCACGCCTCCGACGCGGTCGCGAGCGGGTGTCCGGTGTCACAATCTGGTTATAACGCGCCACCACTTGGTCCCGATTCCCTGACGTGGCGATACTTCGGAGATTGGCGTGGCATGTTGCAGGGCCCGTGGGCGGGATCCATGCAGAACATGCACCCTCAGCTGGGCGCGGCAGTCAGCGACCACTCGACCTTCTTCCGGGAACGCTGGCCTCGGCTGTTGCGGTCGTTGTATCCGATCGGCGGAGTCGTCTTCGACGGGGACCGCGCCCCGGTCACCGGTGCCGAGGTGCGCGACTATCACGTCAACATCAAGGGTGTCGACGAACAGGGCCGCCGGTATCACGCGCTGAACCCCGACGTGTTCTATTGGGCGCACGCCACCTTCTTCGTCGGGACTATCCATGTGGCAGAACGGTTTTGCGGTGGGCTGACCGAGGAGCAGAAGCGCCAGCTGTTCGACGAACACATCGACTGGTATCGGATGTACGGCATGAGCATGCGGCCGGTGCCGGCGTCCTGGGAGGACTTCCAGGTTTACTGGGATCACATGTGCCGCAACGTGCTAGAGAACAACGAGGCGGCACGTGCGGTGCTGGATCTGACCGACCTGCCCAAGCCGCCATTTGCGCGCAAGGTTCCGGATTGGTTGTGGGCGGCGCAACGCAAGCTGCTGGCGCCGTTCTTCGTCTGGTTCACCGTCGGTCTCTACGACCCGCCGGTGCGCCAACTGATGGGCTACCAGTGGTCGCGCCGCGACGAATGGCTGCACCGCCGCCTGGGCGACTTCGTTCGCCTCGTGTTCGCCTGTGTGCCAGCACGATTCAGAAAGCACCCGCGGGCCAGGGCGGGGTTGGATCGGGCGTCCGGACGGATCCCGGCCGACGCGCCGCTGGTGCACACCCCGGCGCGCAACTTGCCACCCGTCGACGAGCGGGACAACCCAATGCACTACTGCCCCAAGGTTTCCTAG
- a CDS encoding TetR/AcrR family transcriptional regulator: MQSGQRRGRWSGVPLESRHALRRDNLIAAGVQLLGSERGPALTVRAVCRKAALTERYFYESFSDRDEFVRAVYDDVCARAMTTLTSADTPREAVEQFVELMVDDPVRGRVLLLAPTVEPILTLSGAEWMPSFIDLLQKKLSNIGDPVLQKMIATGLVGGLTSLFTAYLNRQLGATRKQFIDYCVNMLFNSAAPYVSPLDGVSE; the protein is encoded by the coding sequence GTGCAGTCCGGTCAACGACGGGGCCGATGGTCCGGCGTCCCCCTGGAAAGTCGCCACGCTCTGCGACGCGACAACCTCATCGCCGCCGGCGTGCAATTACTGGGCAGCGAGCGCGGTCCCGCGCTGACCGTCCGGGCCGTGTGCCGCAAGGCCGCGCTGACCGAACGGTACTTCTACGAGAGCTTTTCCGACCGCGACGAATTCGTGCGCGCGGTCTACGACGACGTCTGTGCGCGAGCCATGACGACCCTCACTTCCGCGGACACCCCGCGGGAAGCGGTCGAGCAGTTCGTCGAGCTGATGGTCGACGACCCGGTACGCGGACGCGTACTGCTCTTGGCGCCTACCGTCGAGCCGATCCTGACCCTGTCGGGCGCCGAGTGGATGCCCAGCTTTATCGACCTGCTGCAGAAGAAGCTGTCCAACATCGGCGACCCGGTGCTGCAGAAAATGATCGCCACCGGCCTGGTCGGCGGCCTGACCAGCCTGTTCACCGCCTACCTGAATAGACAGCTCGGCGCCACCCGAAAACAATTCATCGATTATTGCGTCAACATGCTCTTCAACAGCGCGGCCCCGTATGTTTCGCCCCTTGACGGGGTATCCGAGTAA
- a CDS encoding acyl-ACP desaturase has translation MPASAELTDLQLLHELEPVVEKYLNRHLSMHKSWNPHDYIPWSDGKNFYALGGQDWHPEQSQLSDLAQVAMVQNLMTEDNLPSYHREIAMNFGLDGPWGTWVNRWTAEENRHGIALRDYLVVTRAVDPVELEKLRIEVVNRGFSPGQNHQVRDDLFAESLFDSVIYVTFQELATRISHRNTGRACNEPIADQLLGKISADENLHMIFYRDVSEAGFEVDPNQATRSLHKILRNFQMPGFQVPEFRRKAVYIAVGGVYDPRIHLDEVVMPVLKKWRFFEREDITGEAAALRDDLGLLIKELEEACDKFEVSKQRQLEREARTGKKVTAFELHQTAGKLAMSRR, from the coding sequence ATGCCAGCGTCAGCCGAACTGACCGACCTGCAGCTTTTGCATGAGCTTGAGCCTGTTGTCGAGAAGTACCTCAACCGGCACCTGAGCATGCACAAGTCCTGGAACCCGCACGACTACATCCCATGGTCCGACGGGAAGAACTTCTACGCGCTCGGCGGGCAGGACTGGCACCCCGAGCAAAGTCAGCTCTCTGACCTCGCCCAGGTGGCGATGGTGCAAAACCTGATGACGGAGGACAACCTGCCGTCATATCACCGCGAGATCGCGATGAACTTCGGCCTGGACGGCCCCTGGGGTACCTGGGTCAACCGCTGGACCGCCGAAGAAAACCGGCACGGGATCGCGCTGCGCGACTACCTGGTGGTGACCCGCGCAGTCGACCCCGTCGAATTAGAGAAGCTGCGCATCGAGGTGGTTAACCGGGGTTTCAGCCCGGGCCAGAACCACCAGGTTCGCGACGACCTGTTCGCCGAGAGCCTGTTCGACTCGGTCATCTATGTCACGTTCCAGGAGTTGGCCACCCGTATTTCGCACCGCAATACCGGTAGGGCCTGCAACGAGCCGATCGCCGACCAGCTGCTGGGCAAGATCTCGGCCGACGAGAACCTGCACATGATCTTCTACCGGGACGTCAGCGAGGCCGGCTTCGAGGTCGACCCCAACCAGGCGACGAGGTCGCTGCACAAGATCCTGCGCAACTTCCAGATGCCCGGCTTCCAGGTGCCCGAGTTCCGCCGCAAGGCCGTCTACATCGCGGTCGGCGGCGTCTACGATCCGCGCATCCACCTCGACGAAGTCGTGATGCCGGTGCTGAAGAAATGGCGTTTCTTCGAGCGTGAGGACATCACCGGTGAGGCCGCCGCATTGCGCGACGATCTTGGCCTGCTGATCAAGGAACTCGAGGAGGCCTGCGACAAGTTCGAGGTGTCCAAGCAGCGCCAGCTCGAGCGGGAAGCTCGCACGGGCAAGAAGGTCACCGCGTTCGAGCTGCACCAGACCGCCGGCAAGCTGGCGATGAGCAGGCGGTAG